The Onychomys torridus unplaced genomic scaffold, mOncTor1.1, whole genome shotgun sequence sequence ATACAGTTGCTTCTTTGATTTGGATTATCAAGAATCCCAAGGGCTTAgtgttttcacttttcttttatttctttcctcctgATTAACTTGTTTAAGGCGCTCTTCATGTCCTCATTCCTAAGGGTGTAGATTATAGGGTTCAGCAGAGGGGTAACAGCAGTGAAAAATACAGACACAATCTTGTCCTCTGGAAGGCTGGTCGATGGGCGTGAGTAGATGAAGATACAGTGTCCAAGGAACAGTGTGACCACAGTGAGGTGGGCTGCACAGGTGGACAAGGCTTTTCTCTTGCCTTCAGAGATCTGTTGCCTCAGACTCACGAGAATGACTGCATAGGACACTACAAGAACCACAAAACATACCACAGAGATCAGACCACTGTTGGAGACAATGAGAATCTCAATGATGTGGGTGTCAGTGCAAGCCAGTTCAATCACCTGAGGTACATCACAGAAGAAGTTGTCAATCTCATCAGGACCACAGTAGGGCAGCTTTATGGTGAGTGAGGTGAGAGAGATGGAGTGGATGGTTCCCCCTGTCCACAGGGCCCCTGCCAGAATCATACACACCTTCCAGTTCATTATGGTCATATACTGTAAGGGTTTACAAATGGCCACATACCGATCATAAGCCATGACAGTAAGCAGGAAGATCTCCGTGCAGGCAAAGAGATGCAGGAAGAACATCTGGACCACACAGGCATCAAAAGAGATGAGCTTTTCTTCTGACAAGGTGTCTCTCAGCATCTTTGGGACAGAGACTGTGGAATGGCAGACATCAATGAAGGACAGATTGCtgaggaagaaatacatgggTGTATGGAGCCGGCGGTCGAATATGATCGTTATGACAATGAGGATGTTACCAATCAGTGTGAGGACGTAGAAAATGAGGAACATGAAAAACACAGCCATCTGTACCTTTGGATCGACAGATAAACCTCTAAGCCGGAAAAACATCACTGAAGTTTGGTTGACAAGGACAGCCTTTTCCATTCTTTCAGCTCtctgtcaaaattaaagaaaaaatgtgaaacaAATATAATACTTAACATTTGTGTCAACCATTCGTTCACTTAATTTCTTGGCCATTGATGACTTCAACTAGAAGTTGTGGGTCAAATatcttgtgtttattttctgttccctcccttcctcctcccttggtgctggggatttgatGGCAGCTCACACATAATAAGTGCTTGCTTTAACTCTGAGCTACAGCCTGTCTTGTGTTTCCTAAAAACAAATCATGTTTCATCATCTTCACTAGATGCTAACCCCACAACCGTGGGAATAATACAACAGTGAACCTTGATTTACCAGGAAATTAAAATCCCCTTGAAGAAGGGGGTGGAGAGTCCAAACAAGGTGTTTCTCCCTTACTGCAGCAATGCATCACCACTTAGATTTACTGtattagagacagagtctcaaatagcccagtcttgctatgcagctgaggatgtccttgaactcctgatccttctgcctccacttcccaagtgctgagtttgctggtgtgtgccactgcacccagATCAGGTTATGGACTAAGGTTATCCATATTCTGAATAGGGACATTGTGTAAGGTTCACAAACATGGCCTTTGAATATAGTTTCCCTTGTTGTCCCTTTGATTGTACTTTTCACTAGCCCAAATCACTTCTCTCCTGGTGGCTTTTCATGGGTGCTGAGGGCTGAATTTCCATGATGACAGTATCAGAAGGCTGCAGCAGCTCACCGTGCTGCTGGAAGCTGGCAATGTGGCTGTATGGTTTGTTGAGCACCTCTTTAGAGAAGGCTGCACAAAACCCTAGAAGTCCTTAACCTGGAGGTCAAGGTCCAGGCTTAGCAACATCTATGTGTTGACTAGATCATCTCCAGCTCTTCAGATTCTCATTCCGTTGCTTGATTTCCTGGTCTACAAGTAAATTCAAGGaagctgttttattttcttttatattagctgtcctctgatccatgtatcattgctattttaaaagattttatgtgtgtatatttatgtatgtatctatcatctgcccatctgtctgtctgtctatctatctatctatctatctatctatctatcatctgcccatccctccctccctccctccctccatccatccatccatccatctatccattcttctctctctctctctctctctctctctctctctctctctctctctcttatctatctacctacctatctgtgcttgtctggtgcctgtggaagccacaaGTGGGCTTCAGAttcttttggaactggagttatggatgattgtgagcttccatgtgggtactAGCAACAGaatttgggttctctgcaagagcagagagtGCTTTTAATTGCCTagacctctctcctcccccactacTGCTTGCTTTTATAACAATTGTATGCTCTATATTAGAATCACAGGGTTTTAGTTCTTGAAGGGAGCCATTTACAAATGGCAAAAATGAGGCATACAGAGGTAAAGCACTAGGCTCAAGGTTacacagaactggagtcacagctgGGTCTAGAGTTCAGGTCTCTTGCCCCAGGCTTCATCCACTTTGCCATCACTCTGAATATCTGTGGTGGAGAAGTTAAGCAGAGGGTCTTTATGACCTTTCTTCTCTTAGGTGTCCTGAGTCAGTTTTGGGTGTGGTCTTTAGGGACCTCTGTTTCTCAGGCTTGCCCCCTCATGCCACCCTTGCATGCAGCTTTCCAGTGGTGGCTCACCTGGAAACCTGTCTCTTTTTTTGCCCTGGACACCTTCATCCTGTGCTGTCTGCCTTCTAACTTTCCTCAGGTCAGACTCTGCTGGACACATGAGTCTTCTCCATACTGCTTAGGGGAAACTTCGCTTCCACTGTCAGCAATGTCTAGTACTCCCTGTCACTCACCGTGCCAGCCTTATGCAAAAACGACCACTTCTGCTGTCCATGACAAAATAAGAGTTAACAGTACTGTCAAACTGAGGCTCTAACAAAACAGAGTTATGGCAAACAAGATACTTTTTGGACAGAGGTCTTTCAATTAACACCTGAAAAATAACCAGACTGGTGTTTTGTTAGTATTTACAGCAACATCTTTATGTAACTATAGATTAATTTTACAGTTTATCATTTTTCTTAGAACATGCATTTCACATTTTTTGCTGCAAAAACTATTTCAGTTGTTTAGTTAAGCCTTACAGCTATTTTCCCTGTTTTAAAATTGACACTTGAAGGGCtgattttaaattaatcttgtGACATTTGTTTGAAGTGAAGACTTTGTCTCCTCCTCCTAGGATGGGGACACACACTTTTAACTACCCCTCCCTCCTTTCAGCATTTTCATTCTACTTGTGTGAACTCACAGGAAAAAGGCTTTGGAAACATGGTGTCCAATGACATGAAATAAATGCTGTCAAAAATATGGTAGGGAGAGGTGggtcagcagttaatagcacttgtcactcttgtagaggacctgcaCTTGGGCCCcagcacctataactccagttccaggaaatctgatgcattcttctgacctccaaggtcaCCAGAGACATTCACATTgctacatacatatgtgcagacaaaacactcacacacataagatcaactaaataaatataaaaatctacAGAGCACTAAAGTACACATTTCAGGAAAATGTAGGAGATGATGAGTAAggacaaaatgagaataaaatgaaaatacctaTAAAACTCACTTGAGTGCTTTCTGATGCTCTCAGTCCCTTCAAAAATACCTAGATCTTCTGCCCTGTAGTTTGAGTATAATAAAAACTGTCTTCCAGTAGAAGGAAGGACTTATTTGATGTTGGATTGTCAGAAAACTGTGTGTGCATTGACTTTTTTCTATGAAGAATGTGGAAGCGCTTGAAATTCCCTGGAGAGCCTGTTCACAGTTGGTCATAAGTCACGGCAAAATCATAGCTTTGTATTTTTACTATAGTCCTTTTTTCACTGTGTAAATAATTCTGCAGTAAGATTTCCTAGGATGGTGTCCAGTTGACTGAAGATGTCGTGTAAGAGCAGTATGTCTTGTGGGATTTTAGACCTAGTGACGAGTAGAGATGAGTAGAGCAATCTTCTTTATAGTTGTACCAGTTTATCAGGacaatttaaaaaccaaatgtcACCATTTCAGTCAGAACACCAGTGTGGCCAAAGCATCTTGTTTGCTTTATTGCACACTTCAGGTGCGAGTGTTATTTGTTCCAGATGGAATATCCAACTTTGAGGTCTGAAGGGGAACCATAAAGGGAGCAAACAGCTGTGGCTGGCAGCTGTTGCATTGCTGTTGGGCTACCTGAATATTCAGGCTTTGTTTCCAAGGAAACATCCCAACAGTGACATCAGCTTGCCAAGTTATAGTTAGGAAAAGTTAATTCTGTGGCTGCTGATGTAATAGCCTTGGCATCTATTGCTAAGAGGGTTTAATGAAAAATAGGACCTGAACACCTGACTCTTTGGGccatattgtatataattaaattaaCTAGTAGTATTTCATCATCCCAGGTGAAGTGTTAATTACTAGGGGATGGTTttgcctcttcttcttcttcttttttttaaaaaaattatatttgtgttttaattttacacatcagccatgggttcccctgtccttccccttacctcccccccccccaccttcccccatcccctcccctccattcccatctcctccagggccaagactcccctgggaattcatttaaacctggtcgattcagtacaggcaggtccagtcccctccttccaggctgaacaaagtgtccctgtgtaaacccaaggttccaaacagcagctcatgcactaaggacaggtcctggtcccacaacctggatgcctcccaaacagttcaaggtattcaattgtctcacttatccagagggcctgatccagctgggggctccacaccctttggttcataattcatgtgcttccattcttttggctatttgtctctgtgctttttccaatcttggtctcaacaattcacgctcttacagtccctcctctttctcgacaattggacacctggagctccacctggggcctggctgaggatctctgcatccacttccatcagttattggatgagagttccagcacgactgttagggtgtttggccatctgatcaccagactaggtcagatcaggctttctctcgaccattgccagcagtctacagaggatgtatcattgtggatttctggggacctctccagcactctgcctattcctgttctcatgaccctaggaaagacacagggatcacccaatgacagagaaatggatgagatctacatgaacaacctggacgacagtgggagtaatgaaggtcaaggtttgagggaaagaaagcttaggggagcaggagatcccagctggatcaagaacagaaagggagaacaaggaataacagaccatgataaaagaaggCCTCTTCTTATTTAATTCATAAGTACATGGATATGGAAAGGTTAGTGGATGTGAAGTTTGGTCAGCCCTCTGATAGTGTAAGTGCTTTGTCTGAGAGCTAGATTGTCAGGGTGCAATTTTGGAAATCTGAGATGTATGAATTTCAGGAAATATGTCATATTTCtgattcttagttttctttcccaCAAAACATGTATAGggtcaggaagatggctcagtgtggtaATGACTTGTCATGCAACCTTGGCAGTGTGAATTTTATTTGTGGAACTTAccccaaggtggaaggagagaaccaattccacagAATTGGAGtaatctgacctccacatgtatgctatgACATGTGAATACACCCACACatcatatataatacacataatcatgaaacaaaattaaaaaacaataaaatgcctTTTTTTAGAACTTTTGAGAAATTTGCTAATCATGTGGCATTTGCTGTTACatgcaaaatatttatttcagggaaaaaatgaaacaaaacaaaacctactgTCCAT is a genomic window containing:
- the LOC118575622 gene encoding olfactory receptor 4E1, which produces MEKAVLVNQTSVMFFRLRGLSVDPKVQMAVFFMFLIFYVLTLIGNILIVITIIFDRRLHTPMYFFLSNLSFIDVCHSTVSVPKMLRDTLSEEKLISFDACVVQMFFLHLFACTEIFLLTVMAYDRYVAICKPLQYMTIMNWKVCMILAGALWTGGTIHSISLTSLTIKLPYCGPDEIDNFFCDVPQVIELACTDTHIIEILIVSNSGLISVVCFVVLVVSYAVILVSLRQQISEGKRKALSTCAAHLTVVTLFLGHCIFIYSRPSTSLPEDKIVSVFFTAVTPLLNPIIYTLRNEDMKSALNKLIRRKEIKEK